Within the Citrus sinensis chloroplast, complete genome genome, the region TGAAATATCGATTGCTTGTTGAACCCTGTGAATTGCGTGAAAGTAGGATACTCCAAATTCGTGGATCCAAGAGTTTTATAAAACGTTCTTGGTGGAAAAAAATGTGAATGAAAGATCCCACTGAATTGAATTGGGTCCATGAATCTAAGAAATAGTGAGAATTCTTGATCTCTCTCAATATCTCTCTCAATTCGAAAATCCAGGATTTGAATTGATGTCCTTTCATTGATTCCTCCTAAATTGCATTGATTTATCCTAAAGATTTCATTTCAATTGAAATTTGGTTATTCACCATGTACGAGGATCCCCGCTAAGCATCCATGGCTGAATGGTTAAAGCGCCCAACTCATAATTGGCGAATTCGTAGGTTCAATTCCTACTGGATGCACGCCAATGGGACCCTCCAATAAGTCTATTGGAATTGGCTCTGTATCAATGGAATCTCATCATCTATACATAACGAATTGGTGTGGTATATTCATATCATAACATATGAACAGTAAGAACTAGCATTCTTATTGAGACTCGAACTCATAGGGAAGAAAATCGATTTATGGATGGAATCAAATATGCAGTATTTACAGACAAAAGTATTCGGTTATTGGGAAAAAATCAATATACTTCTAATGTCGAATCAGGATCAACTAGGACAGAAATAAAGCATTGGGTCGAACTCTTCTTTGGTGTCAAGGTAATTGCTATGAATAGTCATCAACTCCCCCGAAAGGGTAGAAGAATGGGACCTATTATGGCACATACAATGCATTACAGACGTATGATCATTACGCTTCAACCGGGTTATTCTATTCCACCTCTTAGAAAGAAAAGAACTTAAATCAAAATACTTAATAGCATGGCGATACATTTATACAAAACTTCTACCCCGAGCACACGCAATGGAGCCGTAGACAGTCAAGTGAAATCCAATCCACGAAATAATTTGATCTATGGACAGCATCGTTGTGGTAAAGGTCGTAATGCCAGAGGAATCATTACCGCAGGGCATAGAGGGGGAGGTCATAAGCGTCTATACCGTAAAATCGATTTTCGACGGAATGAAAAAGACATATATGGTAGAATCGTAACCATAGAATACGACCCTAATCGAAATGCATACATTTGTCTCATACACTATGGGGATGGTGAGAAGAGATATATTTTACATCCCAGAGGGGCTATAATTGGAGATACCATTGTTTCTGGTACAGAAGTTCCTATAAAAATGGGAAATGCCCTACCTTTGAGTGCGGTTTGAACTATTGATTTACGTAATTGGAAGTAACCAATTAGGTTTACGACGAAACCTAGAAATCGATCACTGATCCAATTTGAGTACCTCTACAGGATAGACCTCAACAGAAAACTGAAGAGTAACGGCAGCAAGTGATTGAGTTCAGTAGTTCCTCATATAAAATTATTGACTCTAGAGATATAGTAATATGGAGAAGACTAAATTGTTTCAAGCACCGACAGAACCAGAAGCGCCCCTTGTTTCAAAGAGAGGAGGACGGGTTATTCACATTTGATTTGATGGTCAGAGGCGAATTGAAAGCTAAGCAGTGGTAATAGTAATTCGAAAGATTTCCCGGGGAAAAATAGAGATGTCTCCTACGTTACCCATAATATGTGGAAGTATCGACGTAATTTCATAGAGTCATTCGGTCTGAATGCTACATGAAGAACATAAGCCAGATGACGGAACGGGAAGACCTAGGATGTAGAAGATCATAACATGAGTGATTCGGCAGATTTGGATTCCTATATATCCACTCATGTGGTACTTCATTATATGATATTGTGGTACTTCATTATATGATATATATAAGATCCATCTGTATAGATATCATCATCTACATCCAGAAAGCCGTATGCTTTGGAAGAAGCTTGTACGGTTTGGGAAGGGGTTTTGATTGATCAAAAAGATGAATCTACTTCAACCGATATGCCCTTAGGCACGGCCATACATAACATAGAAATCACACTTGGAAAGGGTGGACAATTAGCTAGAGCAGCGGGTGCTGTAGCGAAACTGATTGCAAAAGAGGGGAAATCGGCCACATTAAAATTACCTTCTGGGGAGGTCCGTTTGATATCCAAAAACTGCTCAGCAACAGTCGGACAAGTGGGGAATGTTGGGGCGAACCAGAAAAGTTTGGGTAGAGCCGGATCTAAATGTTGGCTAGGGAAGCGTCCTGTAGTAAGAGGAGTAGTTATGAACCCTGTAGACCACCCCCATGGGGGTGGTGAAGGAAGGGCTCCGATTGGTAGAAAAAGACCCGCAACCCCTTGGGGTTATCCTGCACTTGGAAGACGAAGTAGAAAAAGGAATAAATATAGTGATAATTTGATTCTTCGCCGCCGTACTAAATAGGAGAGAAAATCGAATTTTTTTCTTCGTTTTTACAATTTACAAAAAAAAAAGAAAAAAATAGGAGTTAATTAACTGT harbors:
- the rpl23 gene encoding ribosomal protein L23, yielding MDGIKYAVFTDKSIRLLGKNQYTSNVESGSTRTEIKHWVELFFGVKVIAMNSHQLPRKGRRMGPIMAHTMHYRRMIITLQPGYSIPPLRKKRT
- the rpl2 gene encoding ribosomal protein L2, whose protein sequence is MAIHLYKTSTPSTRNGAVDSQVKSNPRNNLIYGQHRCGKGRNARGIITAGHRGGGHKRLYRKIDFRRNEKDIYGRIVTIEYDPNRNAYICLIHYGDGEKRYILHPRGAIIGDTIVSGTEVPIKMGNALPLTDMPLGTAIHNIEITLGKGGQLARAAGAVAKLIAKEGKSATLKLPSGEVRLISKNCSATVGQVGNVGANQKSLGRAGSKCWLGKRPVVRGVVMNPVDHPHGGGEGRAPIGRKRPATPWGYPALGRRSRKRNKYSDNLILRRRTK